From one Triticum urartu cultivar G1812 chromosome 3, Tu2.1, whole genome shotgun sequence genomic stretch:
- the LOC125542564 gene encoding probable pectin methylesterase CGR2 isoform X1 → MSRRAVNPGRRASDGGLPTVASLLHHKSRSPSVLTMALLALGVIILIVYFNSGSGGLQIPSFGVTVTSRESVSRAEGSCTSEVIQALPYLKKAYGSAMQKVLHVGPDSCTVVSNLLKEGKEAWGVEPYDLDDADSSCKSLVRKGFVRLSDIKFSLPYRPDSFNLVVVSDALDYLTPRYLNKTLPDLARVSTDGLVIFTGNPGQQKAKVSELPKFGRPAKLRSNSWWTRYFIQTGLTENEGPLKKFEQAASKGNYEPDCQIFHLSS, encoded by the exons ATGTCGAGGAGGGCTGTGAACCCCGGCCGCCGGGCCTCGGACGGGGGCCTGCCCACCGTCGCCAGCCTGCTCCACCACAAGTCGCGCTCGCCCTCCGTGCTCACCATGGCACTGCTCGCCCTG GGAGTGATTATTCTCATCGTCTACTTCAACAGCGGCTCAGGTGGGTTGCAAATTCCCAGCTTCG GTGTAACTGTTACGAGCAGAGAATCTGTGAGCAGAGCTGAAG GTTCTTGCACATCAGAAGTTATCCAGGCACTTCCTTATCTTAAAAAGGCGTATGGCAGTGCTATGCAGAAGGTTCTCCATGTAGGCCCAGATAGTTGTACAGTAGTTTCTAACTTGTTGAAAGAAGGGAAGGAAGCATGGGGAGTGGAGCCTTATGATTTGGATGATGCTGATAGTAGCTGCAAAAGCCTTGTGCGCAAGGGATTTGTCCGTTTGTCTGATATCAAGTTCTCTCTTCCATACCGCCCAGATTCTTTTAACCTTGTTGTCGTGTCAGATGCTTTGGATTATCTGACCCCAAGGTATCTGAACAAAACACTTCCAGATTTAGCAAGGGTCTCCACCGATGGCCTTGTTATCTTTACTG GCAATCCAGGACAGCAGAAGGCTAAAGTTTCTGAGCTACCAAAATTTGGAAGACCG GCAAAGTTGCGGAGTAATTCATGGTGGACGCGCTACTTTATCCAGACAGGCTTGACAGAGAACGAAGGGCCATTGAAGAAGTTTGAGCAGGCTGCTTCCAAGGGCAACTACGAACCGGACTGTCAAATCTTCCACCTCAGCTCATAG
- the LOC125542564 gene encoding probable pectin methylesterase CGR2 isoform X2, which produces MSRRAVNPGRRASDGGLPTVASLLHHKSRSPSVLTMALLALGVIILIVYFNSGSGVTVTSRESVSRAEGSCTSEVIQALPYLKKAYGSAMQKVLHVGPDSCTVVSNLLKEGKEAWGVEPYDLDDADSSCKSLVRKGFVRLSDIKFSLPYRPDSFNLVVVSDALDYLTPRYLNKTLPDLARVSTDGLVIFTGNPGQQKAKVSELPKFGRPAKLRSNSWWTRYFIQTGLTENEGPLKKFEQAASKGNYEPDCQIFHLSS; this is translated from the exons ATGTCGAGGAGGGCTGTGAACCCCGGCCGCCGGGCCTCGGACGGGGGCCTGCCCACCGTCGCCAGCCTGCTCCACCACAAGTCGCGCTCGCCCTCCGTGCTCACCATGGCACTGCTCGCCCTG GGAGTGATTATTCTCATCGTCTACTTCAACAGCGGCTCAG GTGTAACTGTTACGAGCAGAGAATCTGTGAGCAGAGCTGAAG GTTCTTGCACATCAGAAGTTATCCAGGCACTTCCTTATCTTAAAAAGGCGTATGGCAGTGCTATGCAGAAGGTTCTCCATGTAGGCCCAGATAGTTGTACAGTAGTTTCTAACTTGTTGAAAGAAGGGAAGGAAGCATGGGGAGTGGAGCCTTATGATTTGGATGATGCTGATAGTAGCTGCAAAAGCCTTGTGCGCAAGGGATTTGTCCGTTTGTCTGATATCAAGTTCTCTCTTCCATACCGCCCAGATTCTTTTAACCTTGTTGTCGTGTCAGATGCTTTGGATTATCTGACCCCAAGGTATCTGAACAAAACACTTCCAGATTTAGCAAGGGTCTCCACCGATGGCCTTGTTATCTTTACTG GCAATCCAGGACAGCAGAAGGCTAAAGTTTCTGAGCTACCAAAATTTGGAAGACCG GCAAAGTTGCGGAGTAATTCATGGTGGACGCGCTACTTTATCCAGACAGGCTTGACAGAGAACGAAGGGCCATTGAAGAAGTTTGAGCAGGCTGCTTCCAAGGGCAACTACGAACCGGACTGTCAAATCTTCCACCTCAGCTCATAG